One region of Vescimonas fastidiosa genomic DNA includes:
- a CDS encoding cell wall hydrolase translates to MAYDERELLARLIQCEAGGEGEIGMKAVAGVVMNRVNVLGGEYQRVGQGSLQNIVFQPGQFTCLAETVGGVYNPQNIYNMRPTQENYDIADWAMAGNRLPVVGDALWFYSPYDRPCRSYFPSRVGQFVEQIGGHCFYVPTDAYYET, encoded by the coding sequence CCTATGATGAGCGAGAGCTTCTGGCCCGTCTGATCCAGTGTGAGGCGGGAGGCGAGGGAGAAATCGGAATGAAGGCAGTGGCCGGGGTGGTGATGAATCGGGTGAATGTCCTGGGTGGCGAATACCAGCGTGTGGGGCAGGGGAGCCTGCAAAACATCGTGTTCCAGCCGGGGCAGTTCACCTGCCTGGCGGAGACGGTGGGGGGTGTGTACAATCCGCAGAACATTTACAATATGCGCCCTACCCAGGAAAACTATGATATTGCCGACTGGGCTATGGCCGGAAATCGCCTGCCGGTGGTGGGGGATGCGCTGTGGTTTTACAGCCCTTACGACAGACCCTGCCGAAGCTATTTTCCCTCCCGGGTGGGGCAGTTCGTGGAGCAGATCGGCGGACACTGCTTTTATGTTCCCACGGACGCATATTATGAAACTTGA